The Medicago truncatula cultivar Jemalong A17 chromosome 4, MtrunA17r5.0-ANR, whole genome shotgun sequence genome includes a region encoding these proteins:
- the LOC120580077 gene encoding cytochrome f — MNDWTMQTRNAFSWIKEEITRSISVLLMIYIITRAPISNAYPIFAQQGYENPREATGRIVCANCHLANKPVDIEVPQAVLPDTVFEAVVRIPYDMQVKQVLANGKKGALNVGAVLILPEGFELAPPDRISPEIKEKIGNLSFQSYRPTKKNILVVGPVPGKKYSEITFPILSPDPATKRDVHFLKYPIYVGGNRGRGQIYPDGSKSNNNVYNATATGIVNKIIRKEKGGYEITIVDASDGREVIDIIPPGPELLVSEGESMKLDQPLTSNPNVGGFGQGDAEIVLQDPLRVQGLLFFLASIILAQIFLVLKKKQFEKVQLSEMNF, encoded by the coding sequence ATGAATGATTGGACCATGCAAACTAGAAATGCTTTTTCTTGGATAAAGGAAGAGATTACCCGATCCATTTCCGTATTGCTCatgatatatataataactCGAGCACCCATTTCAAATGCATATCCCATTTTTGCTCAACAGGGTTATGAAAATCCGAGAGAAGCTACCGGGCGGATTGTATGTGCTAATTGCCATTTAGCTAATAAGCCTGTAGATATTGAGGTTCCACAAGCGGTACTTCCCGATACTGTATTTGAAGCAGTTGTTCGAATTCCTTATGATATGCAAGTTAAACAAGTTCTTGCTAATGGTAAAAAAGGGGCTTTGAATGTAGGTGCTGTTCTTATTTTACCAGAGGGTTTTGAATTGGCCCCTCCTGATCGTATTTCGCCCGAGATTAAAGAAAAGATAGGTAATTTGTCTTTTCAAAGCTATcgtcccacaaaaaaaaatattcttgtgGTAGGCCCCGTTCCTGGGAAGAAATATAGTGAAATTACCTTTCCTATTCTTTCTCCAGATCCCGCTACTAAGAGAGATGTTCACTTCTTAAAATATCCTATATATGTAGGCGGGAATAGGGGAAGGGGTCAGATTTATCCCGACGGGAGCAAGAGTAATAATAATGTTTATAATGCTACAGCAACAGGtatagtaaataaaattatacgaAAAGAAAAAGGTGGATACGAAATAACGATAGTGGATGCATCGGATGGACGTGAAGTGATTGATATTATACCGCCAGGACCAGAACTTCTTGTTTCAGAAGGTGAATCTATGAAACTTGATCAACCATTAACGAGTAATCCTAATGTGGGTGGATTTGGTCAGGGGGATGCAGAAATAGTGCTTCAAGATCCGTTACGTGTACAAGGTCTGTTGTTCTTCTTGGCATCTATTATTTTGGCACAAATCTTTTTGGTTcttaaaaagaaacaatttgAAAAGGTTCAATTGTCCGAAATGAATTTTTAG